In Chitinophagaceae bacterium, the DNA window CTCAAAAGAAGTGTTTTTTTTCTACTCCCGCGATCATGTTTTTAATTTCGTAGTTGCAACGCTTTTTTTCTTTATTTTTCACGAACTAAAATGCAATTCCAATGAACTATCGTGCAAACAACGGACTTCGAAAGAGAATACGCTTCCTGTTGTGGCTTACTATTTTAGGATTGATTGGTAGTGGGTTGTCTGCTTTTCCATTGCAAACTGAATTGAATTTCGTACTGCAGTTCAGGTCGCAATTGCCTGCAGATCTTGTTGCATGGTTTGACAAAGTAAATCTTGCCATCAGTGAAACAAGTGTAAATTATCCACTGGTATTATACGGCTATGACTGGTTGGGTTTCGCCCACGTGCTTATTGCGCTTGCATTTATTGGTCCGTTGATGGATCCTGTAAAAAATCAATGGGTAGTTATCTGGGGTATGATAGCATCAGCACTTACCATTGTTATGGCTTTGGTTGCCGAACCGTTTCGTGGAATTCCATTTTTCTGGTCGATGGTAGATGCATCTATAGGAGCGGGCGCCTTTCTGATTTTATGGATTTGCAACAGGTGGATTAATCAACTGAAGTAGAGATGCCAACATGGCGTCTCTACGTTGGATTACCGCATCATAATTTCATACATCCTCTTCAAAATATTTCTTCTGTGTTCTGAATACGGTGCCATTGAATATCCCGATCAACTGATTGCTTTGATTGGTAACCATAACCTGGTAAATGGCGGTTCTTCCTCCCAGATAAACCTCTTTAGCTTCAATGGTAAATTCATCATGCAACTGGCCGGCATTCGGATAAGAAATGGAAACATCCAAAGCAACAGCAATCCTGTTATGCGAATTGCTCGCATAAGCAAATGCCGTATCAGCAATACCAAACACGATACCTCCGTGCACGGTGCCCACACCGTTTAAGAATTCCTGCCTCACTTTCATTTTCATCAGGCAATAACCTGCAGAAATTTTTTCAATAGATGGATTCAGCCATTTACCATACGTATCCTGTTCCAGCATTTTGTTTACGACACGCGAAGCAAGCAATGGATCAGCAGGGTGCGACATTTGTTGGTTGTATTTTATTTTGTTTACGGACTAAAAAGTATTTCAACCAAATTATGCAAGAAGCTGAAAAACAAAACATAAAAAACTGGTTGCCTGCTAACGGATAATCTCTATTTTTTTCACTACCGTTCGGTCATCACATTTCAACCGGACAAAATAAATTCCCGCAGCTTCATTGTTAAAGTTAAAGGAAATGGGATTGTTATCTTTTGATACCTTTTCATAAACAACCTGGCCTAATAAATTTGCTACCTGGATAATCGATGTATTATTTCCTGCCGTATTGTATGAAACAGTGAAATTTCCATCATTGGGATTTGGGAAAACCTTGATATTGATTTGTTCATTCACAGCAATATCTTCCTTACAAGAAACACTTACGGAAGTGGCAGCAGATGATTTACTGCAAGAGGTGCTGTTCTTTACAGTTACCTTATAAGCACCAGGTTGCGTAACCTGATAAGTACTGTTTGTAGCCCCATTGATATTCGCTGTTCCTTTTTTCCATTGATAGGTGAGACCTGTTCCGGTATTGGCACTTAGTAGTATAGATTGACCTTCACATATAGTTACCGCTTCTGACGGAGTGATGGCTGCTGCAGGTTTTGAAACAGAATTTACTGTCAAGGTATTGGAATTGACAGAACCAAAATCGTCTGTAACCTTACAAAAATAACTTCCATCGGTTGCAGCACTATAATTTATTTCCGTAGCGCCACTGATTAGATTCCCATTCTTAAACCATTGATAAAAATTACCCGAAGGAAAAGCTGATAACATTATACTTCCGGGTTTACAAATGGTAAGCGGTCCGGATGCAATGATGGTATAATGAATTTGATTGGTCTTAACGGTGAAACTGCAGGTGGAAATTTTTCCATTCACATCAGTAGCTGTATAAGTTACAGTGCTGATTCCATTCGGAAAAATTGCCCCGGGAGCGTAGTTGCTGGTGAATGAAGCAATGCCGCAGTTGTCTGATGCAACTGGTGGTATCCACGTTGCACTGTGATTTCGGGAAATGATGTTTGCAGGACAACCTGTGATAACCGGTGTTTGATTGTCAGTTACAGTTACTGTTTGAGCACATTGTTTTGCATTTGAGTTTACATCTATTGCCGACCAGGTAACAACTGTATTACCTACCGGAAAAGCCGAAGGTGCATTATTAGTGACATTGGCGATTCCGCAATTATCACTCACAGAAGGTGTGCCGAGCACTACACCACTGGCAGAACAAAGGCCTGTAGCTGCGTTTACATTAACGGTAGCCGGACAAGTAATTACAGGTAGCTGATTGTCGCTCACAATTACTGTCTGCACACATTGGTTCGTATTTCCGTTTACATCCGTCACCGTCCAGGTAACTGCAGTATTTCCGACAGGAAAACTTGATGGAGCATTATTAGTAAAACCCGCGACTCCACAATTATCGCTTACTACTGGTGATCCTAAACTTACACCATTGGCCGAACACTGACCAGGCGATGCATTTGCATTTACAGTTGCCGGACAGGTAATTGATGGTGGTTGATTGTCGATAACTGTTACATTAAAGTTACAGTTAACAGTATTACAAGCATTGGAAACGGTTGCAATCACATTCGTGATTCCTGTTTGAAATACAGTACCCGAATTTTTGGAGTAAATGATGGAAGGTGTGGGAAATCCGGTAGCCGTAGCTG includes these proteins:
- a CDS encoding hotdog fold thioesterase; amino-acid sequence: MSHPADPLLASRVVNKMLEQDTYGKWLNPSIEKISAGYCLMKMKVRQEFLNGVGTVHGGIVFGIADTAFAYASNSHNRIAVALDVSISYPNAGQLHDEFTIEAKEVYLGGRTAIYQVMVTNQSNQLIGIFNGTVFRTQKKYFEEDV